Genomic DNA from Streptomyces sp. PCS3-D2:
ATCAGTGCGGTCTTGCCCATGGGGTCCCCTTGCTGGTGGTTGCTGTGTGTCGTGATGAGGCATCGCCTCGGTGCGGGTGTGGAGCGGGCCCTGCGGGGCGTCGCGCCGAGCGGTCGGGCCGCGGCCGGGCGGCTGGATGCGTACCGTACACGGCGGTCGGTGAGCGCCCCCTGCGGGGCATCCGCCGTCTCGTGGTCCTGACGCCGGCCGGCACCCTCCCGGTTCCGGTGCCGGCCGCGCCGGCCGGGCCCGAACCGGCGGCGCGGTCCCGGGCCGTGGACCACTGCGGCCCCGGCGGGAGCGGACTGGCATCATCGGCGGTATGACAAGTTCGCTGCCGCTCCTGCCCCCGAACGCCCGCGTCTTCGTCGCGGGCCACCGCGGCCTCGTGGGGTCCGCGGTCGCCCGCCGGCTCACCGCGGACGGCCACGAGGTGCTCACCCGCGGCCGTGCCGACCTCGACCTGCGCGATGCCGCCGCCACCGGGGCGTACCTGAAGGACGTCCGCCCGGACGCCGTCGTGCTGGCCGCCGCCAAGGTCGGCGGGATCATGGCCAACAGCACGTACCCGGTGCAGTTCCTCGAGGAGAACCTGCAGATCCAGCTCAGTGTGATCGGCGGCGCCCACGCCGCCGGCGTGGGCCGGCTGCTGTTCCTCGGATCGTCCTGCATCTACCCGAAGATGGCGCCGCAGCCGATCCGCGAGGACGCCCTGTTGACCGGCCCGCTGGAGCCGACCAACGAGGCCTACGCGCTCGCGAAGATCGCCGGCATCGTGCAGGTCCAGTCGTACCGCAAGCAGTACGGGGCCTCGTACATCTCGGCCATGCCGACGAACCTCTACGGGCCGGGCGACAACTTCGACCTGGAGACCTCGCACGTCCTGCCCGCCCTCGTCCGGCGCTTCCACGAAGCCGCCGCGGAAGGCCGCGAGGAGGTCACCCTGTGGGGCTCCGGTACTCCGCGGCGGGAGTTCCTGCACGTGGACGACCTGGCCGCGGCCTGCGTCGTCCTGCTGGAGCGCTACGACGGCGACGAGCCCGTCAACATCGGCTGCGGTGAGGACCTCACC
This window encodes:
- a CDS encoding GDP-L-fucose synthase; this translates as MTSSLPLLPPNARVFVAGHRGLVGSAVARRLTADGHEVLTRGRADLDLRDAAATGAYLKDVRPDAVVLAAAKVGGIMANSTYPVQFLEENLQIQLSVIGGAHAAGVGRLLFLGSSCIYPKMAPQPIREDALLTGPLEPTNEAYALAKIAGIVQVQSYRKQYGASYISAMPTNLYGPGDNFDLETSHVLPALVRRFHEAAAEGREEVTLWGSGTPRREFLHVDDLAAACVVLLERYDGDEPVNIGCGEDLTIRELAETVAEVTGFRGRLAWDTSKPDGTPRKLLDVGRLTSLGWKPGIPLRDGIAATYTWWREQS